Proteins co-encoded in one Saprospira grandis genomic window:
- a CDS encoding UDP-3-O-(3-hydroxymyristoyl)glucosamine N-acyltransferase translates to MKLAESILVSELANMLGAKLIGDPNVEITHLNEIHKVCKGSLIFVDNEKYYTQAIYSTASAILIDQAVDCPPNKALLVVERPFEAYNNLAKKYLPFTPMSSQISPTAQIGKGTVIEAGAVVGNHVVIGEDCLIRANAVISDYTVIGDRVKIHSNAVIGNDAFYYHLEEDRSYKPWHSIGRVVIEDDVRIGAACTIDRGVSGDTHIGKGCKLDDQVHLGHGVVLGKHCLIAAQTGIAGKTIIQDFVTIYGQVGISKGLVVGEGAVLLAQTGVSKSIPGGKRYMGAPAVEAYSRFKELAAIRRLPELTKTVDQLQKRFKNQDLNPQD, encoded by the coding sequence ATGAAACTTGCGGAATCGATTCTCGTCTCTGAGCTAGCCAATATGCTAGGCGCCAAACTCATCGGAGATCCCAATGTGGAAATTACTCATCTCAACGAAATTCACAAGGTGTGTAAAGGCAGCCTGATCTTCGTCGATAATGAGAAGTATTATACTCAAGCTATTTATTCTACGGCCTCGGCTATTCTGATTGATCAGGCGGTAGATTGTCCCCCCAATAAGGCCCTTTTGGTGGTGGAACGCCCCTTTGAGGCCTATAATAATTTGGCCAAAAAGTATTTGCCTTTTACACCTATGAGCAGCCAAATTAGTCCCACGGCCCAAATTGGCAAAGGGACAGTGATTGAGGCGGGTGCTGTTGTGGGCAATCATGTCGTGATTGGCGAAGATTGCTTGATTCGGGCCAATGCCGTGATTTCTGATTATACGGTGATTGGCGATCGAGTGAAAATCCACTCTAATGCTGTGATTGGCAATGATGCTTTTTATTACCATCTAGAGGAGGACCGCAGTTATAAGCCTTGGCATTCTATTGGCCGAGTGGTGATTGAAGATGATGTCCGCATCGGGGCAGCTTGTACTATTGATCGCGGGGTTTCTGGCGATACGCATATTGGTAAGGGCTGTAAATTAGATGATCAGGTGCATTTGGGCCATGGGGTGGTTTTGGGCAAACATTGTTTGATTGCGGCCCAAACGGGAATTGCAGGCAAAACCATTATCCAAGATTTTGTCACCATTTACGGACAAGTGGGTATTTCTAAGGGCTTGGTGGTTGGTGAAGGGGCCGTTTTGCTTGCGCAAACGGGGGTCTCTAAGTCTATTCCAGGCGGCAAGCGCTATATGGGCGCTCCTGCGGTAGAGGCTTACAGCCGCTTTAAGGAGTTGGCGGCCATTCGCCGCTTACCCGAATTGACGAAAACAGTGGATCAACTTCAAAAACGATTTAAGAATCAAGATCTTAATCCTCAAGATTAG
- a CDS encoding NUDIX hydrolase, with the protein MTSFHLGVGAIICSSDQQLFFVQQKDETYPLPQWQLALSVWGGAVEAEDESPEIALYRELQEELRWQPEQPPIFIGQFKIKSIQEFELCLFKIILPQKELEQLAQQPVYEGYGRLLDAESLQKYSWVWDLGTVIYQEIIEKGPKG; encoded by the coding sequence ATGACTTCTTTTCACCTTGGCGTTGGCGCCATTATCTGTAGTTCGGACCAGCAATTATTTTTTGTGCAGCAAAAGGATGAAACTTATCCGCTGCCGCAATGGCAACTGGCCTTATCGGTTTGGGGTGGGGCTGTAGAGGCCGAAGATGAAAGCCCAGAAATTGCCTTATACCGAGAGTTGCAAGAAGAGTTGCGCTGGCAACCTGAGCAGCCGCCTATTTTTATTGGGCAGTTTAAGATCAAAAGTATTCAGGAGTTTGAGCTTTGTTTGTTCAAAATTATCTTGCCCCAAAAAGAGCTAGAACAGTTGGCCCAGCAGCCCGTTTATGAGGGTTATGGCCGCTTGCTCGATGCAGAAAGTTTGCAAAAATATAGTTGGGTTTGGGATTTGGGGACAGTTATTTATCAAGAGATTATAGAAAAGGGCCCTAAGGGTTAG
- a CDS encoding Fic family protein gives MKPPYQLTDKILRLVVAISERLGEVNAIHIHKPATALRKKNRIKTIQSSLEIEGNTLTEEQITALLNNKRVIAPQKDIIEVQNAIKVYDQLDKFDPNKLADLEKAHAILMAGLIEGAGKLRVKNVGIVKGDKVAHLAPTGYMVRGLMQDLFHYLKTDQDVLLIKSCVFHYEFEFIHPFLDGNGRMGRLWQTLILMQKYPVFEYLPVESLIKENQEEYYKVLSLSDKTGQSTLFIEFMLGLILEALDQLLVIQHRPLRKEDRIQLYKDALQTKAFSRKDYLQYFKNISQATASRDLKWAVEEGVLEKQGDKRLTKYRFVPEIDL, from the coding sequence ATGAAACCACCGTATCAGCTTACAGATAAAATCTTAAGGTTAGTTGTGGCTATTTCCGAGCGTTTAGGAGAGGTTAATGCTATTCATATACACAAGCCAGCGACGGCATTGCGAAAAAAAAATCGCATCAAAACCATACAGTCTTCTTTAGAGATAGAAGGAAATACGCTAACGGAAGAGCAGATTACAGCGCTTTTAAATAACAAGCGAGTTATTGCTCCGCAAAAAGACATTATAGAGGTACAGAATGCTATAAAAGTGTATGATCAGCTAGATAAATTTGATCCTAATAAGTTAGCAGATTTAGAAAAAGCGCATGCTATTTTGATGGCTGGATTGATAGAAGGGGCGGGGAAGCTAAGAGTAAAAAATGTGGGCATTGTGAAAGGGGATAAAGTAGCGCATTTGGCTCCAACTGGATATATGGTGAGAGGACTGATGCAAGATCTTTTCCATTATCTTAAAACAGATCAGGATGTGCTACTCATTAAGAGCTGTGTTTTTCATTATGAGTTTGAGTTTATCCATCCTTTTTTAGATGGAAATGGCCGAATGGGGCGTTTATGGCAAACGCTTATTTTAATGCAAAAATATCCTGTTTTTGAATACTTGCCTGTAGAAAGCTTGATTAAGGAAAATCAAGAGGAGTACTATAAGGTATTGAGTTTGTCTGATAAAACAGGGCAATCGACATTATTTATAGAATTCATGTTGGGGCTTATCTTAGAGGCATTAGATCAGCTTTTAGTCATTCAGCACAGGCCTCTTCGAAAAGAAGATCGAATTCAGTTATATAAAGATGCTCTTCAAACAAAAGCTTTTAGTCGTAAAGACTATCTTCAGTATTTTAAGAATATAAGTCAAGCTACCGCAAGTAGAGATTTGAAGTGGGCTGTGGAAGAAGGGGTTTTAGAAAAACAGGGAGATAAACGCTTGACAAAGTATCGGTTTGTTCCTGAAATAGACCTTTAA
- the mnmE gene encoding tRNA uridine-5-carboxymethylaminomethyl(34) synthesis GTPase MnmE: MYNYLDLQDTIVAVASPAGAGAIAVIRLSGKSAISIANGMFRAKDLSQQDSHSLHLGYIYDEAGQRVDQVLCSVFKGPTSYTREDVIEFSCHGSPYIQQRLLSLCLRSGARLAKEGEFTLRAFLNGQLDLAQAEAVADLIAADSEAAHQMALQQMRGGFSQQIEGLRKELLQFASLLELELDFGEEDVEFAQRKELEELLLKIRAMIKQLMDSFQLGNVLKEGVSTVLAGRPNAGKSTLLNALLNEERAIVSDIAGTTRDSIEELLNIDGIQFRLIDTAGIREASDQIEAIGVEKTYEKIAQSTVLLYVYDASQLSQEECEADLARLRREGLAVLVLANKCDQLGEGQTLAADHFRLSAKQKEGLSELRSALRNLVVEGQIHQQGTTVNNLRHYQALEEGYQAIDAALLGLEEGLSGDLLAMDVRAALRALGEITGKVDVEDLLENIFGQFCIGK; the protein is encoded by the coding sequence ATGTACAACTACCTAGATTTACAAGACACCATTGTGGCCGTGGCCAGCCCTGCCGGAGCTGGAGCCATTGCCGTCATTCGCTTATCGGGCAAATCGGCCATTAGCATTGCCAACGGGATGTTTCGGGCCAAGGATTTGAGCCAGCAAGACAGCCACAGCCTGCATTTGGGCTACATTTATGATGAGGCGGGGCAGCGGGTCGATCAGGTACTTTGTTCGGTTTTTAAGGGACCAACTTCTTACACTCGAGAAGACGTCATTGAGTTTTCTTGTCATGGTTCGCCATATATTCAGCAGCGCTTGCTTAGTTTGTGTTTGCGTTCGGGCGCGCGTTTGGCCAAAGAGGGGGAATTTACCCTGCGGGCTTTCCTCAATGGGCAATTGGATTTGGCCCAGGCAGAAGCCGTGGCCGATCTCATTGCGGCAGATTCGGAAGCGGCGCATCAGATGGCTTTGCAGCAAATGCGAGGCGGTTTTTCTCAGCAAATTGAGGGCTTGCGGAAAGAGCTTTTGCAATTTGCCTCCCTGCTAGAGTTGGAGCTTGATTTTGGCGAAGAAGATGTGGAATTTGCGCAAAGAAAAGAGCTAGAGGAGCTCCTTTTGAAAATTCGGGCCATGATTAAGCAATTGATGGACTCCTTTCAGTTGGGCAATGTATTGAAAGAGGGGGTAAGCACCGTTTTGGCGGGCCGTCCCAATGCGGGAAAATCGACCTTGCTCAATGCTTTATTGAATGAAGAGCGGGCCATTGTGTCGGATATAGCGGGCACCACTCGCGACAGCATCGAAGAACTGCTCAATATAGACGGGATTCAGTTTCGCCTAATTGATACGGCGGGGATTCGGGAGGCCAGCGATCAAATTGAGGCCATTGGGGTAGAAAAAACCTATGAAAAAATTGCGCAATCTACGGTCTTGCTCTATGTCTATGATGCCAGCCAATTGAGCCAAGAAGAATGCGAAGCGGACCTTGCTCGTTTGCGCAGAGAGGGCTTGGCTGTCTTAGTCTTGGCCAACAAATGCGATCAATTGGGAGAGGGGCAAACCTTAGCTGCCGATCATTTTCGGCTTTCGGCCAAGCAAAAAGAAGGCTTGAGCGAGCTGCGTTCGGCCTTACGCAACTTAGTTGTTGAGGGGCAAATTCATCAGCAAGGGACCACGGTAAACAACCTACGGCATTATCAGGCATTGGAAGAAGGTTATCAGGCCATAGATGCGGCCTTACTGGGCCTAGAAGAGGGCCTTAGTGGCGACCTACTGGCGATGGATGTTCGGGCTGCGCTTCGGGCTTTGGGCGAAATTACGGGCAAGGTAGATGTGGAAGATTTGCTGGAGAATATTTTTGGGCAGTTTTGTATTGGGAAGTAG
- a CDS encoding PorV/PorQ family protein has translation MTKYTSLLFVGLFCLSFLAASPTAKAGNPDRQGEAGAYELIMNPWARSAGLNGLVAARVTGVEALRFNPAGICRISGKTEVALGHTQYMAGTGISLNAAGLVQKIGDNGAFGVELMSVGFGDIPLTTVDQPGGITTFSPSFFNIGLSYGYVFKDEDGNEKVSVGFGVRVVSESIANASATGVGFDAGVQYVTGVDRQIKFGVALRNFGTKMSYSGDGLAFVGVAPNNTTALTVNSRGAGYELPSLLHIGMSYDFYLGSKINRLTAVGNFTANSFSRDQYGVGFEYAFKEMFMARTAFRYESDMYSSETSSTASGGLTAGVTAEIPLRKGSAKKIAFDYAYEYTQVFKGTHSLTLKLKL, from the coding sequence ATGACTAAATATACTTCTTTGTTGTTTGTGGGCCTTTTTTGCCTCAGCTTTCTAGCTGCTTCGCCCACAGCAAAAGCAGGAAATCCGGACCGACAAGGGGAAGCCGGTGCCTATGAGTTGATCATGAACCCTTGGGCTCGCTCTGCTGGCCTCAATGGCTTGGTGGCTGCTCGCGTAACTGGGGTAGAGGCGCTTCGCTTTAATCCTGCCGGAATTTGCCGCATCTCTGGAAAAACAGAGGTGGCATTAGGACATACACAATATATGGCCGGTACGGGCATTAGCCTTAATGCTGCTGGATTGGTCCAGAAAATTGGCGATAATGGCGCCTTTGGTGTAGAACTAATGTCTGTTGGTTTTGGAGATATTCCTTTGACTACTGTTGACCAACCTGGCGGAATTACCACTTTTAGCCCTTCTTTCTTTAATATTGGCCTCTCTTATGGCTATGTATTTAAAGATGAAGACGGAAACGAGAAGGTTTCTGTAGGCTTTGGTGTTCGCGTGGTTTCAGAATCTATTGCCAATGCTTCTGCTACTGGTGTAGGTTTTGACGCTGGTGTACAATATGTTACAGGTGTTGATCGCCAAATCAAATTTGGTGTGGCTCTCCGTAATTTTGGAACCAAAATGTCTTATTCTGGCGATGGTCTAGCCTTTGTTGGTGTGGCCCCCAATAATACAACAGCACTTACCGTAAATAGCCGAGGCGCTGGCTATGAATTGCCTTCTTTGCTGCATATTGGTATGTCTTATGACTTTTACCTCGGTAGCAAGATTAACCGCCTAACGGCAGTGGGTAATTTTACCGCCAACTCTTTCTCTCGCGACCAATATGGTGTAGGCTTTGAATATGCCTTTAAAGAGATGTTTATGGCACGTACCGCTTTCCGCTATGAAAGCGATATGTATAGCTCAGAAACTTCTAGCACAGCTTCTGGTGGATTAACCGCAGGTGTTACTGCCGAAATCCCTCTCCGTAAGGGCTCTGCTAAGAAAATTGCCTTCGATTATGCCTATGAGTATACTCAGGTATTTAAAGGGACGCACTCTTTGACTTTGAAGTTGAAGCTCTAA